In the genome of Bradyrhizobium ottawaense, the window GCAGGAAGAAGTCGAAGCAATCGTTGAGCTTGTCGAAGTCACAGTGGCAGGTGTCGTCGGTCTTGGTGTCGTAGGCGGCAACCTCGTGCCCATCGGTCGCAAGAAGGAAGCGCGGCTTCTGCGTTTTTGCGGCCTTGCTTTCCCTGAGCTGGTCCAGTGTCTCTGCAACTTTTCCGACTGGCGCGGCGCGGTAATAAAGCTTTCGCGACCAGAGCACATCGCTCGGCTTCTCGCCCTTATTTTGGGTGCCTGAGCGCAACTTCGTGAGTGTCGCCTTGGGAGCGTTGTAGACTTCCAGCATTCGGAACGCGAACTCGCCTTGGTCAAATGGCTCCCTCACGAGGTCGGCAAGCTGCATTACGATTTCGGCGATGTTCATCCGGCACAGCATTCATAGGTAGGGGCGCACGCAGCGTTGCTCGGCATTTAGCGCCTTTGGGTGACGCATCTCGAAACGCGCGGCGTCCAGGGAATCTTCCGAAAGAATATACGCTAAGTATAACGCAAGGTCCAACGGGGGCCTGTACCTCTTTGCAAGCAGGCCGCCCATCGCACGGGTCTTTACACTAGCTGCCTATCGACGATTTCGCCTTGTGTGATGAACAGCCGGTTGATTTTCCGATCCTTGATCGTGGGCTGCGCAACGACCCTAAGGGTAAGCCCCTCATTGAGTGCCCTGGTGTATATGTTTCCCGGCTTCAAAAGCTCATCGTCTGCGATCTTTCCGGAGACGATCTTCTTCTTTGGCGCGTTCAGGATTTCGACACGGCAGGCCCCATTCGTTTTGAAGACGCCGTGAATGCGAACAACATACTCCTCTTTTTCACCGAGACTGAGCATGTCCGGCGATCTGAGCACTTCCGCTGCCGGCTCGTCTATTACATTAGCGACGCTGGCCCCACCGATCTGCATGTGATTGACGGTCCTTCCGACAGGGTCGGGAAGCTGCCTGATCGAGGCTCGGTTCTCGCGTGCCATCGTTGTGATCATACGCTGTAGCCAAGCCTTATCCCGCATATGACCTTCGTGAACCTGCTTCGCGAACTCGTGGTGGGTCATGGCAAGTTCGTGGATACGATCGACGGCGTTGTTGCTGTCCTTCTTTGAAAGGACCTTGTCGATTACCGCCTTGATCGAAAGTTCGATGAACTTCTTCGCGACTGTAATGAGGATCGGACTGTAAAGCGGAAGCTGACCAGAATTGGAGATCGCAAAGATTTCTTGTAGCAAACCGTTCTCGCGGCTCGGTCCCACACAGAATCTTATGTGGTAGGAGCGCGGATCGTGTGTGATGTTCTCCCAAAAGAGTTCGTGACAGATGCTATTGGCGAGCTTAGTTGCGCCGATGAGTGATCGACCGAATTGCTGAGCGTCCACGAAATGCTGATCGGCAAGCAGTCCTCTGTACGCAATAGGTATCGGCTCAAAAAGTGGTTCTGGCATTCTACCCCCCGTTGATCAAGCACCCTATCCATCCTAACCTCAAGCTGCCTCGCCATTGAATTATTTCTTCCCGGGCGGCACGCACCCGACCAGCGCGCGCTTCGTTCGCATGTCCAAAGATGGGAGCCATGACACCCTGGACAACGTCTAGCGCGACCTTCAAATCTGCGTCGGTTGGTACAAAGCCGCGGTGCATTGCTGCACCGACACCAAGTGTCGCCCGTGTTGGGCCGCGCGCCTCGAAAAACCGTCCTGCATTCCCCTGGATAGCAACGTCGTCGCCCTTCGCGCCTGATTTAGGGAGCGCTCAGACAGCTTGATGCTCTTGTTGATAAGTAGCCGCAAGCCTTGCTCCAGCACGAGTGGGCTGATCAACTGCAACTAAGGCTTGCGGATAGATTTTGCTGTTGTGCTTCGCGACAGTTGATATGAATGCGCGTAGGAATGCGCGCTCCCTGCAGTTCGCTGCGACTATGCGTCCGATCTGGCGTACGAGTATCCGCAAGCCTTTTTCCTCATGACACAACTGGCTAGACTCAGAGGCGTCAAAACGCTCCCCCAACTGGCACGAGTTTTAGGAGTCCAACCAGCATCCTTGTCGTTCGTTTTGTACTGGCTGCCTGATCAGCAAAAGTACGAGCAGTTCACTATACCCAAGAAAGGAGGCGGCTGGCGACTAATCACGGCCCCCAAGCCCCGCCTCAAGATGATTCAGACAAAGTTGGCTGATCTTCTTTTGGACATTCACGTTGAGTTAGAACAGTCCCGCTCCCGAAGTCAGTGCCAGCTGGCACACGGCTTCAAGAGGGGCCTTTCTATCGTCACGAACGCCACGGCGCACCGAAACAAGCGGTTCGTGTTCAACGCCGACCTGAAAGACTTCTTTCCCTCAATTAACTTCGGCAGAGTTCGCGGCTTCTTCCAGTGGGACAATAACTTTTCACTCGATCCAAAGGTCGCGACTATAATCGCGCAGATCGCTTGCCGCGACAATCAGCTGCCTCAGGGAAGCCCGTGCTCGCCAGTGATATCAAATCTGATAGCTCATATCCTTGATATTCATATCAATAGGTTAGCTCGGGCCGGTAGGTGCACATACACCCGCTACGTGGACGACATCACGTTCTCAACGAATGAAAAGGAATTCCCGTCCTCGATCGCGAGGCTGGTGCGTGGTTCAACAGACAAGTGGGTTCCGGGGGACAGTCTCGTCAAGCGCGTGTATTCATCCGGCTATTCGCTGAACTACGACAAGACGCGAATGCAGCGACGGGACTCACGCCAGGACACGACGGGTCTCATCGTCAACAAGAAGGTCAACGTCCGCAACGAATACTATAAGACAGCCCGCGCCAAGTGCGACCATTTGTTCAAAAACGGCTTCTGCTTCTCAGATAAAGATCGAAAGCCCATATTCGATGACGCCTTGGACGGGACGATGGGTTTCATTCGCCAAATACGCGGACTCAAGACCAAAGATTGGCAGAGTGAGCAAAACAGCTTCTTCAAGCTATATCGGCAGTTTTTGGATTACCGGGCGTTCCACGGAATCACACGCCCCAAAATCATTTGCGAGGGAAAGACCGACAATATCTATCTGCGATGCGCGTTCCAGAGACTGAGAGCAAGATTTCCGGCTTTTATCCATCCAGATCCCTTGGTGGGTCTCACGGTCGACCTTTTCAACTACACCGAAGCGGCCGCCACCTTTCAGGATCTATCCGGTGGCACCAACGACTTATCCAAGCTCCTGTCGCACTATGCCGCAAGAGTGTCGCCCTTCAAGCTCTCGCCAGACCAACCCGTGATCATGATCGTCGACAACGACAAGGGATCAGCCGATCTGTTTAGGAAATTGACCAAGATGCTCGGCAGGGTCGTCGGCGGGCTCGATCCATTCTACTACGTTTGCGCAAACCTTTATGTCGTGCCAGTCCCGAAGGGCATAACAACCCTTGAGGCAGCCATCGAGGACCTGTTCGAACCGGCGCTTCTTGCCAGGACCATCAAGGGCAAAAACTTCGATAGAACCGGCAAGGAGAAGGATCGAAGCAAGTGGTACTCCAAGGTCGAGTTCGCAACTGAGGTTGTGAAGCCCGAGCGAGCTACAATCAACTTCTCCGGTTTCGAACCGCTCCTGCAGGCCATATCAGACGCATGCAAAGACTTTACCGGACGTCGGGCCGCACCGTCCAAACCTTTGCCCAGCGCCTCCGCGAGCGCCGGTTCTCCGTAAACCATGGAGAGTGCTCTCAACTTGTGGTATGGGATGGACTCCCAACTCGCGGGGGAGCGCCGTGTCCGACGACTATGACGAAAGGCAGATGTTCTTCGAAAGGCGCACTGATAAGACGATTATCAGCAAGCGCTTTCCCAGCGCCCCCTCGGGACAGATGCTCCGCATCGCTACGCACATTGTGCAGGGCGATTCCGGCCTCGCGTTCGCGCAGGTGAAGGACGAGGTTGTCCTGCGGCAGACGCCGTCTGGACGATACGAAATAAAGGCGACCTTTGTCGAGGACGACAGGTCGGTAAGAACGCTGACGATTCAGAAGTACAGCAAGCGAACCGGCCCGATTGAAAAGCAGTCCTTCTCATTTGTCGGATCGGAAATCGCCACACTCTTGAATTTCGTGGCAGGCCTGAAGACGGTGCCATTCGATGATGGATCGAAGGTGCATCTTCCCGATGACATATTGCGCGACATCATTCTTGATCAAGGGCAGGCTCGACGCATCTTCGCCAAGAATTCGGAGGTATTCTTGCAACTTGCTCAGCAGGAAGACCTGACACGGGACTTGGTGGCCATCGGATACAGACGCAAGCAACTTCGTTACTTCGAGAGACTGCTAAGAGATCGGGAATTTTTTGCTGCCGAGCAAGATCGGCTCGATTGCAAGCCCGAGGCTTTGTGGCAACAGTTTTTCGAGGCCAACACCTGGATATTTGGGTACGGCCTATCCTACCAGTTCGCTTCGAAACTCGATGAAGGCAAGCTTGAGCGAATTGTGAGGGGACGAGACTTAACCGGACCTGGCAAGCGAGCAGACGCGCTGATGAAAACGCGCGGCATCGTGAGTTCTCTCTGCTTTGTTGAGATTAAGCGGAACGACACGCCGCTGCTTGGACCGAGTGAGTACCGCTCCGGAGCATGGCCGCCTTCATCCGAATTGGTGGGCGGCGTGGCTCAGACTCAAATGACCGTTCATGCAGCTGTGGAGGCAATCGGTCACAAGTTATCGCTCGAAGACGAGTTGGGCGATCCAACGGGAGAAATTGTTTTCAGCATCGAGCCGCGATCTTGCCTCGTTGTTGGCAGTCTCGATGAGTTCAAGACCGAGAACGGCGTGAACATCTCCAAATTTCGTTCGTTTGAGCTTTATCGCAAGAATACTTGGCGACCGGAGATACTGACTTTTGACGAACTGTTGCAGCGCGCTCGCTTTATCGTCGAACACGAGCCGGCGGACAAAGAAGCTGATGGCTAGTGGGCGTCTGATTGTGGAACGGATTTGCAGCGTGATCCATTCGCGTTGTTCCGAGCGCTGTGCTGATTTTGACCCGCGTGGTCCGCTCATTCCCCCGTCGTCAGCAACCAGTGTCCAATTTGTCTCTCGCGTATCTCGCGGCAGTCATGTAGTGGTTGGACTAGTGGCCCCCAAAAGTGCCACACAAAGACAGATCGCCGGATCGAAAACGTCAATAAAATCAATTTGAAGCAGGGTTGCGGCCTAAGTTCAATCCTGTCTGGCAGCACCATTTTTCCCCATTGAAGCGAGCCCTCCACTTGGCAGCCCCATTTGGCAGCGAGCCCGCAACACCCACGGATGCGATCGTGATCACACGTTCCCTGCCCTATGAAGGACTGCTCCACGAAATCGTCGAGCATAATGGCGTGCTCTATCTCGGCGGCATCGTCCCTGAAAATGCGGGGCTCGATATGGCGGGCCAGGCCGACGATGTGCTGCGCCAGTTGAAGACTCTGCTCGATGGGGCCGGCTCCGATCTCTCCTGCGTTCTGCAGGTGACGATCTTTATGGCTGATCTCGCCGACAAGGCGGCGTTCAATCAGGTGTGGAAGCGCAATTTCACCGCGGACCACCTGCCGGCACGTGCGGCCGTTGGCGTTGCGGATCTCGGCCCGGGCGTCAAGCTGGAGCTGACGGCGATCGCCGCCCGCCGCTGATCTACACGGGCGAGGCGAGAGCGCTCGGTCATTCCAGTGTTCGCACATCAAGCAACGTTCTCGCGGCGCGAAGCGTCCGAGTTTTGCTGTATTCCTTGACCCTCTTCCTTGAAGAGGGCGCAGGGAAGACCGGGTGCCGGCTGGCACCCATGACCCGCTGCGCGAAGAATTTGCACACGCAAATGCGCAGGCGGACAACAGGTGGGCCGGAAAACACCCGGCCTTCCCTGCGCGATGGGTTGACGGCTTATGCCTGCTCTCCCCGGAGCCGAGTTCCTTCTGGCCTCCGTCACCTCGCGAAAACCGACGCACCGCGTCCGGTTGGCCGATGCATCTTCGCGAAAGCTTGGCTGTAGCAACGACAGCCAGGACCACATGGTTTAGCCGTACGCGACCGCCCGGCTTCGCCCAAGGGGCTTCGCCGGACACTGCGCCGTTCGTCACACGGAGACGGACCTCACGAGGTTCACCCGCCCTGGTCCCGCCTTCCCGTGCCCGACGCAGCCGCGTCCACCGCACCCCAGCCCACGTTCGTTGCGACGTACGATCGCCCCTCTCCATCGGGCCGGGATGGCGGGAATATGCCGCGAATCCGAATTTCGGTAAAGTGGAATATTTTTGCGAGGAGGGGTTGACGGGGTCTGGGGTGTTTTGCCCGACGGGTCGCGATTGGGCGCGCTGGTAAGGTTAATCCTTCCTTTCGATTGTCGGTAAAGTTTTATCTATTATCGTGTTTGCCGTGGATGACGAACCAGAGGCTTGGATAGTGTTTGCGTGTTGCCTGATCGTGACTGGGATTGCGTTGCTTCTCTCCGGCATCGTTGCCTTCGGCTTTCATAGAAACTCGCTGCACGCGATGGCGTTGCTGTAACCGGATCAGGGCGCCCGGCTCGCAGGATGGGTGTCGACTTGTCCGCCGTGGCTCAATGAGCGAAGGCGGAAGCGAAACCCATCAAGTCCTTTCGAGGCGGTGACGAAACATGATGGGTTTCGCAAGGGCTCTACCCATCCTACGCACTACGCACTATCAATTGTCGTTACCCGCAGCACGCCTCGCAAACCGATCATCTGCCCGACGCAGCCGTCGACACAGTTCGCGGTTGATGTTCTGCAGCACGATCACATAGGCGTGGATGTCGGCCTTGTAGCAAGCGTAGAGATTTTGGGCGGTCAGCTCGTACAGCACCGTCGGTGCCTCCGCGACAACCGTTGCCGAGCGGTTTTGCATTTCGATCAGCGTCATCTCACCGAAGAAGTCGCCGCGCTCCAGCACGGAAATCGGGATGACGCTCCCCGCATTCGTCCGTTTGCTCACCGCGAGCCGGCCGGATTTGACGATGAACAGCGAGCGGCCCGGCTCGCCCTCCGCCACGACGGTTGCGCCCGCGTCGAAGCGGCGCTCGACCAGCATCGACATCAGCAGGTCGAGACCTGGCTCCGGAAGGCCGCCGAAGAACGGCGTCGCGAGCAGGAACGCTTCCAGATCGGGGGCCGTGACAACCATTGCGCTAGGATACGCCCCACCGCTATCTGCGGCAAGCAGAGCGGCGTGTTCCGTCATTGCGAGTGTAGCGAAGCAATCCAGAATCGGTCCGCAGCGACAGTCTGGATTGCTTGGTCGCATCGGCGCAAAATTGCTTCGCAATTTTGTCGCGAGCTCCTCGCAATGCCTCGCAAATCCGCCGCTCACTGCCGCGCAGCGCTCTCCCCGCGCAGTTCCCTTCGCTTTCGCCACACCTGCAGGTCGATCATGGCTTTGATCGTCGCCGCGAGGACGGCCGCGCAAAGCACGGCCTTCGAGATCGTCTCCATCGTTCCCTCGATCAGGAGGCAGTGGACCACGCTGCCCGCGACGATGACGAACGCGAGGGGAATATGAATGATGCGCCAGGTGCGCGGTCGCAGCTCCAACCGCCGGCGCAGGGACGCCAGCAGCGCAACGATGAAGATGGCCCACATCGCGGTCACGCCGAAGGGCGAGAATGGCGTCGGCGATGAGAAGGTCAGCGCGTCGATCATGTCGGGCGGACTGGTGATCCAGAGGCCGGCGACGTGGATCAGCACCGCGAAGGCCAGTGCGCCGCCGATCCAGTGATGGGCACGCCGTCCGCGATAGGCCGACAGTGGAGGCAGATATCCGCCGATCAGCAGAGGCTGAACCAGCACGAGACCGAGCGCGATGATCCCGGCGAAGCCGGCGAGGATGTAGACCGGACCGCGCCATGCGAGCTGCTCGCTTGTCGCAGCGGCAGCGATCGGCACGCCGATGGCCAGGGCGAGGGCAACCCAGATCAGGATCGCCCGGGCCGATCTCCACCCCGTCATTCGCTGGCCCGATCAGGCCGGCTGCAGGACGAAGTGCGCCTCGAGGCTGGTTTCCTTGGCGCTGCGCATCACCGGCCGCAGAAAGACGGTTTTGAATTCGCCGCTGTCATAGGCGAGGTGACCATGCGGCTGGCCGAAGATCGGAATGATCTGCGGCATCTCGAGCCGGAACTTGCCGTCCTTGTCGGTGAGCGTGGCGCCGTGGCTCTGCGGCTCGTGCTCCTGGCCTTCGGTCGTGTGCGCCCAGATCTGGATACGCTGCCCCGCGAGCGGAGCGCCGTCGCCGGCGCGGCGCACGGTGCCGCTCATCCAGAAACCACCCTTGCCGATCCGATCCACGATCGCCGCACCCTTGCGGTAGTTGTTGGCGCCGCCCGACATCGTTTCCGTCGGCGCGAGGGCGTCGGCGCGAGCGGGCAACAGCAGGCCAGGCACGCCGGCTGCGAAAACCCCGCTCGCCAGGACGGAGCCGCCCGCGACCAGCAGGTTGCGGCGATTGAGTACGACCATGGTCATGTCGGTTCCTCCGGGCGAGCAGTGCAGTGGCACCAGTGAGACTACAGCAACTGACGCCCGACGCCCAGTTACGACGAAGGGCGTCCCGGGTCGCAATAACGCTGTTGTGAAAGCAGATAGAGCCGCGTCAGAAGTTCGCCTTGACGTACTTCTCGCCGATATTGAGGGCGTCCAGCAGCGACTTCCTGTCGTCGTGTCCGGTCTGGTAACCCTTGACGATCGCGTCCCCGCGTTCTTTCGGGGTGCCGTGATGTTTCGGGTGCTTGAGCATGTTGTCGCCCGCGTTGAATTGCGTCAGGGCGATCACGGCGGCGTTGAAGCTCGATTGCTGCAATTTGCGAACGCCTGCAAAATAACCGGCAAGAAAATCCGCATGCAGCTCCACCCGTTTGACGGTGGGCTGCCCATCGAGGAGAATTTCGTCCACCCCCACCTTCCACTGCAGGACATGTCCAAACTCGTGGGCGCAGATGCCGGCGACCGCGGCATCTCCCGCCTCGGGATCTGCCATCAATTGCTTCAGGAGCCGTTGGCCGAACAGCACTGTGCCATCGGTCCCGGCCACGCGCTTCTCCCGCAACGCAAAGGCATTCGGCGAGTCATGGTCGTCGAAATAGGCGAAGCTGGGCGTGACGTTCAGACAATCGGAAATCCGGACCAGCGTCTCCGCCAGCGCCCGGTCGAAATCCTTGTCGCCCGACTTCGGTATCGATGGCATCTCGCGCACGTTGCCGCCATCCTGCTTGTCGCCGAGAATGTTGCTGGCTTCGCTCGCGGTCAGACTGCAGCCATAGGACGGATTGTGGCGAGCGTCGGCGGCCCTTGCACCAATGCCGCCGAAAAGAAGAAGGCCACAGCCCGCGATGCAACATCGTCGTGTCAGCATCTGCATGTCTCCCTAGCAGAGATTTGGAAACCGCTTACAAGCCTCGGAGGTGCCGCTGGTCTGGGGCGGGGGATTCGCCGGAGGATTTGGCACGCTTCCGGGAGTCGGAGCCGCGGTTTGCGGAAGCGGCACGGGCTGGGCCGGCAGTTGCTGGGGCGTGGAGCCGATGTTGAAGTTCGCGTATTCGATCCGGTTGGTATAGAGGCTGATGCCCAGCAGCCAGGTCGACACCCCCTGCTGATGCTGCGCGACCATCGAATAGACCGGTCCCGCCGGGAGCTGAGTTTGCCCGCTCAGGACGACATTGGTCACCTGCCCGAGCTGAACCAGCGGCATGTAGACGTCGCTGTTGTTGGTCTGCATGGCGATGGTCTGCCAGAGCTGGGGACCGTACCAGGTTGGATTCGGCGTGCCCGTCTGCAATTGCTGGATGACGGCCGTCAGGATTTGCCGGGGATCCGCCTGCGCCGACGCCGTCCGCGTCACCGGCACCTGAAGCAGGCAGGCCAGCACCACCGCGATCAAGAACCGAATCGATCCCTTCAACATCATCTGCATTCCCCTGACACTCACGCTGCGAAGCCAAAGCCGCCAAATGCTCGATGCCCACCGGCACCTCGATCGGTCAGTCAGCCGATCACCTGTTGATCTGTCCGGTCGAGCTCCTGATATCCGGCACCGTCGGCGGCACGACGATCGGCCGCTCCGGGACTGAACGATCGACATCAGGGGCAATCCTGAACGTACTCGACCCGCCGCCCGTACCGGTTCCCGACCCAATGTCGGAGCATTGGATCCTGCACGCCATCTTGCTTCGGTCGCAGTTGCAGCCTTCGGCGATCCGGCTGGACAGCTCAGCGCGGGGCAGCGGAAGCGCGATCAGCGCCAGGCTGGCCAGCATCAGTGTCTTGCGTGTGCTCATCCTTCACTCCACAGGCCTCAATCGAACGCTCTTGAAACCGACCACGACCGGGCGCGGCAGCAGCGTATCCGGCAACAGCACGTTCGACGTCGCGCGGCGCTCGAAGGCGATCGCCCCGCCGGGCGCTTCGTTCGGGCCGGCCTGCGGCGTCGGAGCGGGGGGCTGCGGCTTGCCGTCGCCGCTTGCGCCTGCAGCCGCCGGGGCCGCCTCCGCTGCGGCCGCCGGCAATACAGCCTGCCGATTCACCCCCACGTTCCCCCGCGTACTGCCATCCTCGCCCATGCTGGTTTGAATCGAGCGTGCCAGGAACACGCGGCTGACGAGCGCGAGTTCCACCGAGAAGCGCGGCCGCTCGACGCCCGTCTTCCGATCTTTCACCTTGTCGTCGATCCTCTTGCCGATCAGGATCGAAAGCTGCTTGCGCAATCCTTGCTGCGAGCAGAACCCTTTCGTTGCGTCGTCTTCGCAGAAGTCGAGCAGCCGAAGCTCCGCCGGCACCGCCGGAACGCCATAGGTCTCGGTGGCGGAAAACCTGACCTCGACCGTCTCGGTCGAGCTGGCGTCGGCGCCGAACCCGCCGCTCAACAGCTGGGACATCGCGCTGGCGCTGCCGCTGCCGCTGGCCCGCTTCACATTGGTGATGGTGAAGCGCGGAAACAGCACGAGCGGAAGGGTGGTCCGGGTCGCGGGCGGCTTGAACAGCGATTCGGTGGAGTTCGCTTGCGGCCAGATCTGTCCGTCATGCTCAGGCCGCACGTTCGTGGCAGGAAACTGATAGACCGCCCGATAGGCCTCCTCGATTTCCGGCGTCAAATCGAGATGCAGCAATTTGATCGAGCGCCCCGCGAACGGCTCGTCCGTCGCCGAATCGCTGACCGCATCGTCGGAGATCATCGCAAAGACATCGCCGACCTGGATGTCCTCGACGGGTGGATAGACCGGCTCGAAGCCGAGCTTCTGGATCGCCTCGTTCCATTGCTTTGCGACCGAAAGCTTGGGCTGCTCGCCGGTCCCGGCCCAACGCACCAAAGCGAATATCGCGGCGGCCGCAACGATGAAGCCCGCCACTACGATCCAGGTCCTTGACCCCTTCTTCGCCGGGGCAGGCGCTTCGTCAGCCGGGGGAGTCACTTCGCCGGGAGGACCACCCATGATCCAACTCTCTATTCCGTTATGCGGCGCAGCCTGCGGCTGGAACGCCTTGCCAATACATTTTCAGCGAGCCCAGCCTTGCTGGTGCTCGCTCACGACGGCCGCTCCATCGACAATCAATCGCGTCTCGGGATGCCGCTTCGTTCGCAAAAACAGGCCTTCAAACAATACGCGTCACTAAACATGAAACCCGTGCTGGTTGCCACTGGCAATTCGCACAATTCCGGAATTGGCGATGCTGCCGCGCGGCTGGGCGCCGGGTCGTCATGACGCACACAGCGATGCCCTGCCAGGGCGCACCGGCGCTGATGCCAGGGACGCTTTCCCCGCGCCTGAAAACATCAGCTATTTCAATACGATCCATATCCATCCATGCCGGGCCGACATGGTCGGTCATTGCGCGGCGGCGCTAACATTCCGATCGACGGGCACTACATGTGAAAGCCCAATGCGCATCCCCTCACCGGTACCCTCCCCATGATCCCCTTCTCCGTGCTCGACCTCGCACCGATCCGCCAAGGCGGCAACGCCGCGCAGGCGTTCCGCAATTCGCTCGATCTCGCCCGGCATGCGGAGGGCTGGGGCTTCAAGCGGTTCTGGCTCGCCGAGCATCACAACATGACGGGCATCGCGAGCGCGGCGACGTCGGTGGTGATCGGGCATATCGCGGGCGGAACGAAGACGATCCGCGTCGGCTCCGGCGGGATCATGCTGCCGAACCATTCGCCGCTGGTCATCGCCGAGCAGTTCGGCACGCTGGAATCGCTCTATCCCGGGCGGATCGATCTCGGGCTCGGGCGGGCGCCGGGCACCGACCAGTTCACCGCGCGGGCGATGCGGCGCGACCTCGCGACGGCATCGGAGAATTTTCCGCATGACGTGCTGGAATTGCAGGCGCTGCTTGGCGATGTGCAGCCGAACCAGGCGATCCGCGCCGTGCCCGGCATGGGAACGAAGGTGCCGCTCTGGATTTTGGGATCGAGCACGTTTGGCGCGCAGCTTGCCGCAATGCTCGGGCTGCCGTTCGCCTTCGCCTCGCATTTCGCGCCGCAGATGATGATGCCGGCGCTGCGCGAATATCGCGCGCGCTTCGAGCCGTCGGCGCAGCTCGACAAGCCCTATGCGATGGTCGGCGTCAACGTGTTCGCGGCCGATAGCGACGCGGAGGCGCAGCGGATGTTTTCCTCGCTGCAGCAGCAATTCATCAATTTGCGCCGCGGCACGCCCGGCCCGCTGCCGCCGCCGGTGGACGACATGGATGCGCTGTGGTCGCCGGGGGAGAAGGCCATGGTCGGCCAATCGCTGTCCTGCTCCGCGGTCGGCTCGCCTGATGTGGTCGAGCAGAAGCTGAAGGCGCTGCTCGCCGAGACCGGCGCGGACGAACTGATCACCACGGGGCAGATCTACGACCACGCCGCGCGGCTGCGCTCGTTCGAGATCGCGGCGGCGGTGCGGGATCGGCTGGCGCAACAGCCGGCGGTGTGAGCGCGATCGAGCGCCCCGCCAGAAGTGCGCCCTCTCCCGCAGGCGGGAGAGGGCGCGCACCGCGTTTGTGGCGACAACTCGAATTCTAATCCGGAAAGCCGAACAGCTTTGCCGGATTGTGGACGAGAATCTTCTCCAGCTCCGTCTGGTCGGGCGCGTAGCGGTACATCAGCTCGAGCAGATCGGCGTCGTTGGGCGGCTGCTTCACGGAGACCGGGTGCGGCCAGTCGCTGGCCCAGACGCAGCGGTCGACGGCGGCCTCGATATAGGCGCGCGCGATCGGGATCACGTCGTCGTAAGGAGCGCCGGCTTTCGAGGTCTTCTCGCCGAGTGACAGCATGACCCAGAAATTGCCCTTCTCGAGCAGCTCCAGCATCTTGCGCAAATTCGGATCGTTCCTGCCGGCCTCGGGATCAGGGCGCGCCATGTGATCGATCAGCACGGGGACGTCGAGATTCTCGTATTTGGCGACGCTCGACATGATGCCGTCCTTCTCCGGCTGGATCTTGACGTACCAGCCGAGCTCGCGAATGCGGGCAATGGCGCGGGCGAAATCGGCATCCGAGAGCACGGCGCCGAGCTCCTGGCGGAAGCTGAAGCGCGCGCCGCGCACGCCGGCGTCATGCAG includes:
- a CDS encoding LLM class flavin-dependent oxidoreductase, with the translated sequence MIPFSVLDLAPIRQGGNAAQAFRNSLDLARHAEGWGFKRFWLAEHHNMTGIASAATSVVIGHIAGGTKTIRVGSGGIMLPNHSPLVIAEQFGTLESLYPGRIDLGLGRAPGTDQFTARAMRRDLATASENFPHDVLELQALLGDVQPNQAIRAVPGMGTKVPLWILGSSTFGAQLAAMLGLPFAFASHFAPQMMMPALREYRARFEPSAQLDKPYAMVGVNVFAADSDAEAQRMFSSLQQQFINLRRGTPGPLPPPVDDMDALWSPGEKAMVGQSLSCSAVGSPDVVEQKLKALLAETGADELITTGQIYDHAARLRSFEIAAAVRDRLAQQPAV
- a CDS encoding amidohydrolase family protein, which encodes MPTYLPFDPNPRRPVKAPPPKTVDSQFHVLGPIDKYPERPGAAYRMPTATWEAALRVHKTLGIERGIIVQTTTYGADHAVVLDGLKAMGPNYRGCANALVFAEANDAYLARLHDAGVRGARFSFRQELGAVLSDADFARAIARIRELGWYVKIQPEKDGIMSSVAKYENLDVPVLIDHMARPDPEAGRNDPNLRKMLELLEKGNFWVMLSLGEKTSKAGAPYDDVIPIARAYIEAAVDRCVWASDWPHPVSVKQPPNDADLLELMYRYAPDQTELEKILVHNPAKLFGFPD